From the genome of Vibrio porteresiae DSM 19223, one region includes:
- a CDS encoding ABC transporter permease produces MLWPVVKALLGHYRRYPLQIVLVWLGLTLGVSLLSGVTAINQYARQSYQTGEKLFASPLPYRIRPQHLASRIPQGFYVHLRRLGFEQCVPLDSYTVMTQKGVELNLMGIDPAAMVPLDKGLNLDSLPTLQLMYPPHPIMVSADLAQLQHWHDGDSITLEDGSQLGPILIDKHNLLKGIRIVADMTVVHQYRNSSGFSMIACGDMSSATLDRLQHQLPQGMVLVRTAKTELSSLTRAFHLNLTAMGMLSFLVGLFIFYQAMSLSLTQRQPLVGMLRQAGVSGGQLAKALIIELVLLVGVSWLCGNLFGLMLANKLIPSVSASLHDLYDANVGLSITWQWSWSLYSLLMVFIGAFASCAWPLVRLLKSQPIRLTTRLSLVRFAGAEFAIQAVIAVALAITAFAIYQSPKTQSVGFILIGLVLLSVALITPFIVWKVFDFFSYRLCWVKVRWFFADAAASMSYRGVATMAFMIAMAANIGVETMVGSFRSTTDQWLNDRLAADLYLYPTNANASRISNWLEQQPDVADVWWRWQKDVMSPKGTIQVVSTGNSQGEQDSMTVKLAIPHYWYFTHSTKAVMISESMAVKQHIRPGEFIDLPTPLGKNWLVTGVYYDYGNPYGQVMMSQYNWLSVFAGAGNISLAVVLRPDHQDADALKKRLNEQFRFGIDRMHSNTAIHQQAMRVFDRTFTITDTLGNITLLIAVCGIFFATLAGEISRQRHVSLLRCLGVSGKELVWVGALQLFVFWAIALLIALPLGILLAHLMVDVLLRDSFGWTMQVQLVPSKYLQTALFSMLALLVAGALPVLRLVRKSPLKSLRDAL; encoded by the coding sequence ATGTTATGGCCCGTAGTTAAGGCACTACTTGGTCATTACCGTCGTTATCCACTGCAAATCGTTTTGGTCTGGCTGGGATTAACGCTTGGTGTATCACTGCTTTCCGGGGTGACGGCAATTAACCAATATGCACGCCAGTCTTATCAGACTGGGGAGAAGCTCTTCGCCAGTCCTCTGCCTTATCGTATTCGTCCGCAACACCTTGCATCGCGTATTCCTCAAGGTTTTTATGTCCATTTACGCCGTTTAGGTTTTGAACAGTGTGTTCCGCTTGATAGTTACACCGTTATGACGCAAAAAGGGGTCGAACTCAATTTGATGGGGATTGATCCTGCAGCGATGGTTCCGCTTGATAAAGGGTTGAACCTTGATAGTTTGCCTACCTTACAGCTGATGTATCCACCTCATCCGATTATGGTGAGTGCGGATTTGGCTCAGCTACAGCATTGGCATGATGGCGATTCAATTACCCTTGAAGATGGCAGTCAACTTGGCCCCATCTTGATTGATAAACATAACTTGCTCAAAGGTATTCGCATCGTTGCGGATATGACAGTCGTACATCAATATCGTAACAGCAGTGGTTTTTCCATGATTGCCTGTGGCGATATGTCATCTGCGACACTTGACCGATTACAACATCAGTTGCCACAAGGTATGGTGTTGGTCCGCACCGCAAAAACTGAGCTTTCATCATTAACTCGTGCATTCCATCTCAATCTTACTGCAATGGGGATGCTGTCGTTTTTAGTTGGTCTATTTATCTTTTACCAAGCCATGTCGTTATCATTAACTCAGCGCCAGCCTTTGGTGGGCATGTTAAGGCAGGCTGGTGTATCGGGTGGACAATTAGCTAAAGCATTAATCATAGAACTGGTGCTGCTGGTCGGCGTTAGCTGGTTGTGTGGTAACTTATTTGGTTTGATGTTAGCCAATAAACTGATTCCATCGGTGTCTGCCAGTTTGCATGATCTGTATGATGCCAACGTAGGTCTCTCAATTACGTGGCAGTGGTCGTGGAGTTTATACAGTCTACTGATGGTATTTATCGGCGCGTTCGCTTCCTGTGCCTGGCCGCTAGTGCGTTTGTTAAAATCGCAGCCGATTCGCCTTACTACTCGTCTCTCCTTAGTGCGCTTTGCAGGGGCTGAATTTGCTATTCAAGCGGTGATTGCCGTGGCACTGGCCATTACCGCATTTGCTATCTACCAATCACCTAAAACCCAATCTGTCGGGTTTATTTTGATTGGTTTGGTGCTGCTCAGTGTCGCTTTGATCACTCCTTTTATTGTATGGAAGGTGTTTGATTTCTTCTCTTACCGTCTGTGTTGGGTAAAAGTGCGTTGGTTTTTTGCCGATGCGGCGGCCAGTATGAGTTATCGCGGCGTGGCTACCATGGCATTTATGATTGCGATGGCGGCGAATATCGGTGTAGAAACCATGGTGGGAAGTTTTCGTAGCACGACAGACCAATGGTTAAATGATCGTTTGGCGGCGGATCTTTATCTCTATCCAACGAATGCCAACGCGTCGCGCATCAGTAATTGGTTGGAACAGCAGCCTGATGTCGCCGATGTGTGGTGGCGTTGGCAAAAAGATGTGATGTCGCCCAAAGGCACGATTCAGGTGGTGAGTACGGGTAACTCGCAAGGCGAGCAGGACTCGATGACAGTGAAACTGGCGATTCCTCACTACTGGTATTTCACTCATTCAACCAAGGCGGTGATGATCAGTGAATCGATGGCAGTGAAACAACACATTCGGCCGGGCGAATTTATCGATTTACCAACGCCATTAGGGAAAAATTGGTTGGTGACTGGCGTCTATTATGACTATGGCAACCCCTATGGTCAGGTGATGATGTCACAGTACAACTGGTTGTCGGTATTTGCGGGAGCAGGCAATATTTCTCTGGCGGTGGTACTGCGACCTGATCATCAAGATGCTGATGCATTGAAAAAACGTCTTAATGAACAGTTTCGTTTTGGAATCGATCGCATGCACAGTAATACCGCGATTCATCAACAGGCGATGCGAGTCTTTGACCGTACGTTTACCATTACCGATACCTTGGGCAATATCACCTTACTGATTGCTGTGTGTGGAATTTTCTTTGCGACGTTAGCGGGGGAGATTTCTCGTCAACGTCATGTGTCACTGCTGCGTTGTTTGGGGGTTTCTGGTAAAGAGCTCGTGTGGGTAGGCGCATTGCAACTGTTTGTCTTTTGGGCTATTGCTCTGTTAATTGCCTTGCCTCTGGGTATCTTACTTGCGCATTTGATGGTGGATGTACTGTTACGTGATTCATTTGGTTGGACCATGCAAGTTCAGCTCGTTCCAAGTAAATATTTGCAAACAGCGTTGTTTTCTATGTTGGCTCTGCTGGTGGCAGGAGCATTGCCCGTCTTACGTTTAGTGCGTAAGTCACCATTAAAATCGTTGAGGGATGCCCTGTAA
- a CDS encoding lipocalin-like domain-containing protein: MRLFRHGWCLLLIGLLTLLLVLGLGYAYWAGFILHHVNKENSLDPFFADRQSYHPVTNTQSVVLPDDFAFHPAFQNEWWTLLANVSDTKGHRYGVQWTYMRLAHDDAESVSWDHPQLYLAQVVVSDKHHVWKSQRLSRGGIGQAGLSFAPFHLWLDNWDWRGVSDMPLPGLLAVDSDELGLKLEMHSALPFVLPGERGYRRLNREGPVAVYAIDAPRVQIEGSLRLNGVTEPISVSGVAWLSKRWGNDFVMQKRRNWDWLVFHLEGGTELSITRFRQVGDLPFSTGLITLPSGEVLNLGPDEVQVTPQLTATTDNGHEFPSQWHIQVPAYDIDLTATAMNKDLWLPFIVPYWQGPVNVSGSHNAQGFMQLTGY; this comes from the coding sequence ATGAGATTATTCCGTCATGGTTGGTGTCTGCTGCTGATTGGACTGCTGACGTTATTGTTGGTGCTGGGGTTAGGGTACGCGTATTGGGCTGGCTTTATTCTTCATCACGTTAATAAAGAGAACAGCCTCGATCCTTTTTTTGCCGATCGTCAAAGTTATCATCCTGTCACTAACACTCAATCGGTGGTGCTTCCCGACGATTTTGCTTTTCATCCGGCTTTTCAAAATGAGTGGTGGACGCTGCTTGCCAATGTCTCTGACACTAAAGGTCATCGCTATGGTGTTCAATGGACTTACATGCGACTTGCCCATGATGATGCTGAATCGGTAAGTTGGGATCACCCACAACTCTATTTGGCACAGGTCGTGGTTTCAGATAAGCATCATGTATGGAAAAGTCAGCGCTTATCTCGCGGTGGTATTGGTCAAGCCGGACTCTCTTTTGCCCCTTTTCATCTCTGGCTAGATAACTGGGATTGGCGTGGGGTAAGTGATATGCCATTACCGGGTCTACTCGCGGTAGATAGTGATGAGCTGGGATTGAAGTTGGAAATGCACTCGGCACTGCCTTTTGTATTGCCAGGGGAGCGGGGCTATCGCCGCTTAAATCGAGAAGGTCCAGTTGCGGTTTATGCTATTGATGCTCCGAGAGTCCAAATTGAAGGTTCTCTACGTCTGAATGGTGTTACTGAGCCTATTTCTGTATCCGGTGTTGCTTGGTTAAGCAAACGCTGGGGCAATGATTTTGTTATGCAAAAACGGCGCAATTGGGATTGGCTTGTGTTTCATCTTGAGGGGGGGACAGAACTCTCCATTACCCGTTTTAGACAAGTGGGTGATCTGCCATTTTCAACAGGATTAATTACCCTACCGAGTGGTGAAGTATTGAATCTGGGTCCTGACGAAGTTCAAGTCACGCCACAACTTACCGCGACCACGGACAATGGTCATGAATTTCCGTCTCAATGGCATATTCAGGTTCCAGCGTACGATATCGATTTAACTGCCACGGCGATGAACAAAGACTTATGGTTGCCGTTTATTGTGCCGTACTGGCAAGGTCCAGTGAATGTCAGTGGATCACACAATGCACAAGGGTTTATGCAACTCACTGGCTATTGA
- the nhaA gene encoding Na+/H+ antiporter NhaA, translating into MGERIRKFFQMESASGIMLVIAAILAMAVANSSLYPIYDGFLQQYIAGLSVAHWINDGLMAIFFLLIGLEVKRELMIGALQSKETAIFPAIAAVGGMLAPALIYTLFNYQDQHAIEGWAIPAATDIAFALGIMALLGSRVPVSLKVFLLALAIIDDLGVVIIIALFYSSDLSTLALSVGLAMTVMLFVLNHFKVTRLLPYLIVGGILWIAVLKSGVHATLAGVVIGFAIPLKGKEGKPSPLKTLEHGLHPYVSFAILPLFAFANAGISLEGVSLSGLASALPLGVALGLLIGKPLGIFTFSWLAIKSGVAKMPAGVGIQHIFAVSVLCGIGFTMSIFISSLAFGTEHSTYDTYARLGILMGSTTAAILGYCLLNSSLPKQVLKAESISE; encoded by the coding sequence ATGGGTGAACGGATACGTAAGTTTTTTCAAATGGAATCCGCCAGCGGCATTATGTTAGTGATTGCCGCAATTTTGGCCATGGCAGTGGCGAACTCTTCTCTCTATCCAATCTATGATGGATTTTTACAGCAGTACATTGCTGGACTCTCTGTAGCCCACTGGATCAACGACGGCTTAATGGCCATTTTCTTCTTACTTATTGGCCTTGAAGTCAAACGTGAACTGATGATAGGAGCTTTGCAATCTAAGGAAACCGCCATTTTCCCAGCGATTGCGGCGGTGGGAGGGATGCTTGCTCCTGCACTGATTTACACGCTATTTAATTATCAAGATCAGCATGCGATTGAAGGATGGGCTATTCCTGCGGCAACCGATATCGCTTTTGCGTTGGGCATCATGGCGCTACTTGGTAGCCGTGTGCCAGTGAGCTTAAAAGTATTTTTGCTTGCGCTGGCGATTATCGATGATTTGGGTGTTGTGATTATTATTGCGCTTTTCTACAGCAGCGATTTGTCGACACTTGCTTTGTCGGTCGGATTGGCCATGACCGTCATGCTGTTCGTGTTGAACCATTTCAAAGTGACTCGCTTACTTCCTTATCTGATTGTTGGTGGCATTTTGTGGATTGCGGTGCTGAAATCGGGCGTGCATGCGACGCTAGCAGGGGTAGTGATTGGTTTTGCCATCCCGCTTAAAGGCAAAGAGGGTAAACCGTCTCCATTGAAAACGTTAGAACATGGCTTACACCCTTACGTGTCGTTTGCCATCTTACCGCTGTTTGCCTTTGCCAACGCAGGGATCTCGCTAGAGGGCGTTTCGCTTTCCGGTTTGGCCAGCGCATTACCGTTAGGTGTTGCCTTAGGTCTCTTGATCGGTAAACCACTAGGTATCTTTACCTTCAGTTGGTTAGCGATTAAATCTGGTGTGGCCAAAATGCCAGCAGGGGTTGGAATTCAGCATATTTTTGCTGTGTCGGTGTTGTGTGGTATTGGATTTACTATGTCTATCTTCATCTCGTCTTTAGCATTTGGTACGGAACATTCCACTTACGATACTTATGCACGTCTAGGGATTTTGATGGGCTCAACCACTGCGGCGATTCTGGGGTACTGTTTACTCAATTCGTCTTTACCGAAGCAAGTGCTTAAAGCGGAATCAATTTCCGAATAG
- a CDS encoding pyridoxal phosphate-dependent class III aminotransferase gives MSTAFEVDNSISTKFSTQVPVLTGTYDLTPDEVLLDQAAMESEVRSYPRRLPIAIKQAYGCLVEDTRGQLFLDCLAGAGTLALGYNHPEINQALKDQLDAGLPYQTLDIATKAKTNYIKAVRGFLPAALGDNCVIQFCGPSGADCVEAAIKLAKQTTGRNTMFAFRGAYHGMTNGTMGMMGNLGTKARRTGLMSDVHFMPFPYDLRCPFGLGGDEGAKAGIRYIERILNDDEAGMPKPAAIIVEPVQGEGGVIPAPAFWLRELRRICDEHGIMLIFDEIQCGVGKTGYNFAFEESGIIPDVLCLSKAIGGGMPMSLLVINKKCDTWRPGEHTGTFRGNQLAMVAGAKALEIITRDHLTQQAREKGQYLRAGLHKIASRVNCVADIRGKGLMLGIEIKDPSGELNKFGEPKAASELTLKIQRAALERGLMVEKGGRQGSVVRFLPPLIISYEQLDFALRVLEEAMLAAGASRRDEEEAHNDEWKKHFIHTGALGSKDFARAMHQTTEAMRAVFEQVNAPYSGIEPEQLEQAINAVDLDNKNAPLQQVIEETADLVAKNSIIVQHPHCIAHLHTPPLMPSVVAEAIIGSLNQSMDSWDQASAATYVEQKVINWLCGKYELGTAADGIFTSGGTQSNQMGLMLARDWIADKTSGHSIQKLGLPEYAHKLRIICSKKSHFTVQKSAAWMGLGEKSIIAVDAHENGTMDVTQLDSVIAAAKAEGLIPFAIVGTAGTTDHGAIDDLNAIADVAQEYGIWMHVDSAYGGALILSSHKDRLAGIERAQSISVDFHKLFFQTISCGALIVSDKANLKYLLHHADYLNREHDTLPNLVDKSIATTKRFDALKVFMTMQSVGPKQLGDMYDHLLAQTQQVADMVRNNSAFELLAEPSLSTVLFRAVNAKASNLDKLNQKVRIEALVKGIAVLGETIVNGHSALKFTILNPCLKTSDFEALLANIETLAQELAN, from the coding sequence ATGAGTACAGCCTTTGAAGTCGATAACTCAATCTCGACCAAGTTTTCCACACAAGTACCAGTACTGACAGGTACTTATGATCTTACTCCGGATGAAGTGCTTCTTGATCAAGCAGCAATGGAGTCAGAAGTCCGTTCATACCCACGCCGTCTTCCTATTGCAATTAAACAAGCTTATGGCTGTTTAGTTGAGGATACACGTGGTCAGCTATTCCTAGACTGTCTAGCTGGTGCGGGTACGTTGGCTTTGGGTTACAACCACCCAGAGATCAACCAAGCGCTTAAAGACCAACTTGATGCGGGTTTGCCATACCAAACTCTAGATATCGCAACAAAAGCGAAAACTAACTACATCAAAGCTGTTCGTGGTTTCCTTCCAGCAGCGCTCGGTGATAACTGTGTAATTCAGTTCTGTGGACCTTCAGGTGCAGACTGTGTTGAAGCTGCTATCAAACTGGCTAAACAAACTACCGGTCGTAACACCATGTTTGCGTTCCGCGGTGCATACCACGGTATGACCAACGGCACTATGGGTATGATGGGTAACTTGGGTACTAAAGCTCGTCGTACAGGCTTGATGTCTGATGTACACTTCATGCCTTTCCCATATGACCTACGTTGTCCGTTTGGTCTAGGTGGCGACGAAGGTGCGAAAGCAGGTATTCGTTACATTGAACGTATTCTAAACGACGACGAAGCGGGTATGCCTAAGCCAGCGGCGATCATCGTTGAACCTGTTCAAGGTGAAGGCGGTGTGATTCCAGCTCCAGCATTCTGGTTACGTGAACTTCGTCGTATCTGTGACGAACACGGCATCATGCTGATTTTTGATGAAATCCAATGTGGTGTAGGTAAAACAGGCTACAACTTCGCCTTCGAAGAGTCTGGTATTATTCCTGATGTATTGTGTCTATCTAAAGCTATCGGTGGCGGTATGCCAATGTCTCTTCTTGTTATCAACAAGAAGTGCGATACATGGCGTCCTGGCGAACACACTGGTACATTCCGTGGTAACCAACTTGCTATGGTTGCAGGTGCAAAAGCACTTGAGATCATCACTCGCGATCACCTGACTCAACAAGCTCGTGAAAAAGGTCAATACCTACGTGCAGGTCTACACAAAATCGCTAGCCGCGTGAACTGCGTTGCAGACATCCGTGGTAAAGGTTTGATGCTGGGTATCGAAATTAAAGATCCTAGCGGTGAACTGAACAAATTTGGCGAACCAAAAGCAGCATCTGAATTGACTCTAAAAATTCAACGTGCAGCATTGGAACGCGGTTTGATGGTTGAAAAAGGCGGTCGTCAAGGTTCGGTTGTCCGTTTCCTACCACCTCTAATCATCTCTTACGAACAGCTTGACTTCGCGTTACGCGTGCTTGAAGAAGCAATGCTAGCCGCTGGTGCAAGTCGTCGTGACGAAGAAGAAGCACACAATGATGAGTGGAAAAAACACTTCATTCACACTGGTGCTCTAGGTAGCAAAGATTTCGCTCGTGCAATGCACCAAACTACAGAAGCAATGCGCGCTGTATTTGAACAAGTGAATGCACCTTATTCAGGCATTGAACCTGAACAGCTTGAGCAAGCAATTAATGCTGTCGACCTAGACAACAAAAATGCACCTCTTCAACAAGTAATTGAAGAGACAGCAGATCTTGTTGCTAAAAACTCTATCATCGTGCAACACCCACATTGTATTGCACACCTACATACGCCACCACTAATGCCATCTGTGGTTGCTGAAGCAATTATTGGTTCTCTAAACCAATCTATGGACTCTTGGGACCAAGCTTCTGCAGCAACTTACGTTGAGCAAAAAGTGATTAACTGGCTATGTGGCAAATATGAGCTAGGCACTGCAGCTGACGGTATCTTCACTAGTGGCGGTACTCAAAGCAACCAAATGGGTCTAATGCTAGCTCGTGATTGGATCGCAGACAAAACTTCTGGTCACTCAATTCAAAAATTGGGTCTACCTGAATACGCGCACAAATTGCGTATCATCTGTTCGAAAAAATCACACTTCACCGTGCAGAAATCTGCAGCGTGGATGGGTCTTGGTGAGAAATCAATTATTGCTGTTGACGCACACGAAAATGGCACAATGGATGTTACTCAACTAGATTCAGTTATCGCTGCAGCGAAAGCAGAAGGTCTGATTCCATTCGCTATCGTTGGTACTGCAGGTACAACTGACCACGGCGCTATCGATGATTTGAACGCGATCGCAGACGTTGCTCAAGAATACGGTATCTGGATGCACGTAGACAGTGCATACGGTGGTGCGTTAATTCTGAGCAGCCACAAAGATCGTTTAGCAGGCATTGAACGTGCTCAATCTATCAGCGTTGACTTCCACAAATTGTTCTTCCAAACAATCAGTTGTGGTGCGTTGATCGTAAGTGACAAAGCAAATCTGAAATATTTGCTACATCACGCAGATTACCTAAACCGTGAGCATGATACTCTGCCTAACCTTGTGGACAAATCTATCGCAACAACAAAACGTTTTGATGCGCTAAAAGTGTTCATGACTATGCAAAGTGTCGGTCCTAAACAGTTAGGTGACATGTACGATCATTTGTTAGCTCAAACTCAACAAGTCGCTGATATGGTTCGTAACAACTCTGCTTTTGAGTTGTTGGCTGAGCCTTCTCTTTCTACGGTATTGTTCCGTGCCGTAAATGCTAAAGCTTCAAATCTAGACAAACTGAACCAAAAAGTGCGTATTGAAGCCTTGGTTAAGGGTATCGCTGTGTTAGGTGAAACTATTGTGAATGGTCATTCTGCACTTAAATTCACAATTCTTAATCCATGCCTAAAGACTTCGGATTTCGAAGCTCTTCTGGCGAACATTGAAACGCTAGCGCAAGAGTTAGCGAACTAA
- a CDS encoding carboxynorspermidine synthase translates to MSILQIGAGGVGWVVAHKAAQNNDVLGDITIASRHLGKCEKIIESIRSKNNLKDSTKKLEAKVIDADNVEALVALINDIKPDLVINAGPPWVNVTIMEACYQAKVSYLDTSVAVDLCSEGQQVPEAYDPQWAFREKYEAAGITGILGAGFDPGVVSVFAAYAAKHLFDEIESIDVMDINAGDHGKKFATNFDPETNLLEIQGDSFYWEDDKWQQVPCHTRMMEFDFPRCGNFKVYSMAHDEVRSLKEFIPAKRIEFWMGFGERYLNYFNCMRDIGLLSPEPVTLQDGTEVHPLQVLKALLPEPTSLAPGYKGLTCIGTWVQGKKNGEDRSVFIYNNADHQEAYRDVEHQAIAYTTGVPAITAALQYFRGEWANKGVFNMEQLNPEPFLDTMPSLGLNWEVLELAPCKPQIHILEK, encoded by the coding sequence ATGTCGATTCTACAGATTGGTGCGGGCGGAGTTGGTTGGGTTGTTGCACATAAAGCGGCTCAAAACAACGACGTGCTGGGTGATATTACCATTGCTTCTCGTCATCTCGGGAAGTGTGAGAAAATCATTGAATCAATCAGGTCGAAGAACAACCTGAAAGATTCGACTAAGAAGTTAGAAGCTAAAGTGATCGATGCTGATAACGTGGAAGCGTTGGTAGCATTGATCAATGACATCAAACCGGATTTGGTAATTAACGCTGGCCCACCATGGGTCAACGTTACCATTATGGAAGCATGTTATCAGGCTAAGGTTTCTTACTTAGACACTTCTGTCGCTGTGGATTTATGTTCCGAAGGTCAACAAGTTCCTGAAGCTTACGATCCTCAATGGGCATTCCGTGAGAAGTATGAGGCAGCAGGAATTACCGGCATCCTTGGTGCCGGTTTCGACCCTGGTGTTGTAAGTGTGTTTGCTGCTTATGCCGCGAAGCACTTATTTGATGAGATCGAGTCAATCGATGTCATGGATATTAATGCTGGTGATCACGGCAAAAAATTTGCTACCAACTTTGACCCTGAAACGAACCTTTTGGAGATTCAGGGCGACTCTTTCTACTGGGAAGATGATAAGTGGCAGCAGGTTCCTTGCCATACCCGCATGATGGAGTTTGATTTCCCGCGTTGTGGTAATTTTAAAGTTTACTCAATGGCACATGACGAAGTTCGTTCATTGAAGGAATTTATTCCGGCTAAACGTATCGAATTTTGGATGGGTTTTGGTGAACGTTATCTGAATTACTTTAACTGCATGCGTGATATTGGCTTGCTAAGTCCCGAACCGGTGACGTTGCAAGACGGAACTGAAGTACATCCCCTACAAGTATTGAAAGCATTGTTACCTGAGCCTACCTCTTTGGCTCCGGGCTACAAAGGCTTAACTTGTATTGGTACTTGGGTTCAAGGGAAAAAGAATGGTGAAGATCGTAGCGTGTTCATTTACAACAATGCCGATCACCAAGAAGCTTATCGTGATGTAGAGCATCAAGCGATTGCGTACACCACAGGTGTTCCAGCGATTACTGCCGCTTTACAATATTTCCGCGGTGAGTGGGCTAACAAAGGGGTGTTCAATATGGAACAGCTCAACCCGGAGCCTTTCTTGGATACCATGCCTTCCCTTGGTCTCAACTGGGAAGTGCTGGAGCTTGCCCCTTGCAAGCCACAAATCCATATCCTAGAAAAATAA
- the nspC gene encoding carboxynorspermidine decarboxylase — MQKSDLKTPYFMIDEAKLIRNLETAKRLKELSGVKLVLALKCFSTWGVFDIIKPYLDGTTSSGPYEVKLGYETFGGETHAYSVGYSEDDVKEVADICDKMIFNSQSQLKAYRHLVEGKASIGLRLNPGVSYAGQDLANPARQFSRLGVQADHIDPEVMASVDGVMFHMNCENKDVDAFITLLDSLSERFGQYLDTMDWVSLGGGVFFTWPGYDVEKLAAALKAFSERHGVQLYLEPGEAVITKTTDLVVTVVDVVENGMKTAIVDSATEAHRLDTLIYKEPASILEASDNGAHEYVIGSCSCLAGDQFCVARFDEPLEVGQRLHILDSAGYTMVKLNWFNGLRMPTVYCERTNGEIQKINEFGFDDFKRTLSLWSIN; from the coding sequence ATGCAAAAAAGTGATTTAAAGACACCGTATTTTATGATCGACGAAGCTAAGTTAATTCGTAACTTAGAAACGGCGAAGCGTCTTAAAGAGTTGTCTGGTGTTAAATTGGTTTTAGCACTGAAATGTTTTTCAACTTGGGGTGTCTTTGACATCATCAAGCCATATTTAGACGGAACAACCAGTTCTGGTCCATACGAAGTTAAACTCGGATACGAAACCTTTGGCGGTGAAACACACGCTTACAGCGTGGGTTACAGTGAAGATGACGTTAAAGAAGTGGCAGATATCTGCGACAAAATGATCTTTAACTCTCAATCACAATTGAAAGCGTATCGTCATCTGGTCGAAGGCAAAGCGTCTATTGGTCTACGTCTAAACCCAGGTGTGAGTTATGCAGGACAAGATTTAGCCAATCCTGCTCGCCAGTTTTCTCGTCTTGGCGTCCAAGCTGACCATATCGATCCAGAAGTGATGGCATCGGTCGATGGTGTCATGTTCCACATGAACTGTGAAAACAAAGATGTGGATGCATTCATCACGCTACTTGACTCTCTTTCAGAGCGTTTCGGTCAATACCTCGATACGATGGACTGGGTGAGTCTAGGCGGTGGGGTATTCTTCACTTGGCCTGGCTACGACGTCGAAAAGTTAGCGGCCGCTTTAAAAGCATTTTCTGAACGTCATGGTGTCCAACTTTACCTTGAGCCTGGCGAAGCGGTGATTACCAAAACGACTGATCTTGTGGTCACTGTGGTTGATGTTGTTGAAAACGGTATGAAAACCGCGATTGTCGATTCAGCGACAGAAGCGCATCGCTTAGATACCTTGATATACAAAGAGCCGGCTTCGATTCTTGAAGCCTCTGATAACGGTGCACACGAATATGTGATTGGTTCATGTTCATGTCTTGCTGGCGACCAATTCTGTGTTGCGCGTTTTGATGAGCCGCTAGAAGTAGGGCAGCGTCTGCACATTCTTGATAGTGCAGGTTATACCATGGTGAAACTTAACTGGTTTAATGGCTTACGTATGCCAACGGTGTACTGTGAACGCACTAATGGTGAAATCCAAAAAATCAACGAATTTGGTTTTGATGATTTTAAACGCACCTTATCCTTGTGGTCGATCAACTGA